The genomic DNA ctcatctgtaaaatgagataaaaatagtAACTGCCTCTcaggttgtaaggatcaaataagataattgtaaAGCTATTAGCACTGTGTGgcacactatataaatgttattaaatcCATTCAGTAAACATACCCACACACACCCATTATGTGCAAAGTATCAAAACTACAGAAACAAAGCATGAAAGAATTCCTGGCTGCTAGAAGCTTACATTATACTGGGTAGGTAACATTTATGAGGATAAGTGTGATAGGAGTTAGAGCATGTTGGAGATCAAAGGGGAAAGAGGCAAAATTAGCTGAGACTGTTTGGAGAAGAAAACCCTTTCAGTTGGATTGCGGTGATCATGTGCCTGCACAAAAATACAAAGGGCAGTTAGAAAAGTGGCCCCAAGTGAGGGTTTGTGGAAGTGAAGGAAAGGAGGTGAAGAGGGAATAGGTTCTAGGTGTGGGCTGGACCACTCAACTACATTAACATTAACAACTATATTTTATCtgatttttacttcttttgttcAGCATTTTAGTCTGGTTCTGGTCACCCTGGGGAACCTTGGGGTGAGTGCTTGACATCTCTGCACTAGAGTATTGAGGACTTGAAGGGAAGTTAAGGGGCAGACTGGACTGGCTTGTAGAGGGCTTCAGATACTTGGCCCAGGAACCCTGAGGCAATAGGATTTTGTCCCTAAAAATCTCTAAAGGATGTTGAGTATGAACTGGTAAGAACTATTAAATTATTGTGGGGAGCTTTTTGGAGAATAGAAAATTTGTAAATTGGAAGTCCCATTCAGAGGCCATAAAAAAATCCTCCCTCCAGCCTCCTATCAAGGTATGGAACCCATAAAACAACCCAGGCTAGAAATAGATGAATCTTCTGGAAACCTCCTGAAATATCATCATCTAGCTTCTGTCTGTATGACCTCTTCCCATTATGAGGAATGTAGGTACCTCACCAGGCTGCCCATTCTGCTTTTTGGAGGACCCTAGTTGCtagaaaattcttccttatttccttgtATGTCCCTCCATTATTCTCACCTCTGCTTTCTTTCTCCTGTCAGCTCTTCAGCTAATCAGAAGACAGAGGCCAtgcccctctttccctcccttagCAGGTCTCTTCAGGTTGAAACATTCTCAGATCCTTCAGCTCTTTCTATTATGGTGTCTTAGTGTTCTCTGATCATCTTGAGAACCCCTCACTGAGCACATTCCAAGTTGCAGTCATCCACAGAAAACATAGAAAATAGAAGGTCTCAGGAGTGATTGCACCTGTAGAATCCTCCTATTTCTATACTCTTATTCATCACTCTAAACTTTTACTATACAGGCTTAGAGTGCTTTGGAGTTTTAGTAGCTAACTCACACTACCAATTCAAAGTGAGTTTACTGTTAGCTGACCCCCCAAGTCTTTTTCACATATAATAATGTTTGCTTTTGAAATATAGCCTAGAATTCTTTGTTTAAGCCTGTTCAATTCCATCTCTTTCAATTTACTCCATCATCTCAGgctgtcaaaatctttttggatcctgattctgATATCCAACATTAGTTACATCTCTCAGCTTTGTATTGTTGACAAATTTGATGAGTTTGCCTTTTATGTCTTCATCTAAgatgttattaataaaaatgtgaagTACATCAGAACCAAGGACAGGTTCCTCCTGTACACCACTCGAAAGCTCCCTCCAGGGACATTGATGTTGATTCATTAATTAGCACATATTGAGTACAGTCACAGAGCCAATTACAAATATAACTCCTATTATCTAGCCCAAGCTTCTTGTCTCATGATTCTTTCACTTCTTACTGAAATCAAAGCACTCAGACTAGTGACTatcaggaaaggaaatgaagttatagCTTGGTAAGCCCATGCTGGCTTCTTTTACTCACTCAAGTACTCAAGAACCATCttcttaatttcatcttcatgtAGTTTTTCCAGCATTGACAATAAGCCCTCCATCCTAGTTTTCATGATCCATAATTTCTTCCCTTCAGAAAGTGGTATATGAGCTAGCCAAGCCTCAGGCTCTGACACTCCATTTCCCAGGCTCTGTCATAGATTACCAGCAACAATGTGACAAGTATATTTGCAAGTTTTATCAGAACCCTAGACATATAAAGTCAGGCTCGGCATCACTAGGTCCCCATCTATCCTGGCTTTGCCAAATTAGGGTGACTCTTTCTGACCTGAAGTTTGTTCCCTTTGCCAGCAATCATAAGTACAACCCTCTaactttgcttccattttctttctattcaattGCTTATTAGACCTTTTATCTCAAGCAGGAAGTGACtcctttctagtttttcttcttACTGTGAACATACAGTTGTATCCTTCCTGACACTGGATCAACTCAACCAGATACAAACAGTGAATACTTGAAtgaacactgactctggagtgGAGGGCCCATGCTCAAACCCCAGTTCTGTTGCTCCTGATTGTGCCTAACTTGGATAAAACCACTGAATGTCTTTGGGCTTTGGCTTTCTtgtctgaaaaataaataaatggactaAATGACTCCCCCGTCCCTTAAAGCTCTAGATTTAGGAATCATCTAGTTTCCCAGACATTATTGGAATTGTCATCCTATACTGGGCTGCTCATCCTTTCCAGATCTTGTCTCGTCCTTTTGCACCTCTTGGCCTTTGTCCTGGTTGCTTCCAGTGTCTGGAAACATCCTTCTCCTCCAACCcccatttttttccaatgaaatcttCCCAACCTAATTCAGTTGCTAGGTCCTACATAATCACCTTTCCTTACTCCCCTTTTTGAATCTCTCAACTCCCCCCCTTTGGGCCACTCCTTCAGGGCAAACATATTCTTTCATATCTAtgaatatatgtatctatatatgtaacCATGTGGCATAGTTATTGGTGTGCCTGTTTAACTCTCCTCCCTACCCTCTCCTTTCAGAATTGTAAGATTCTTGGGTTCTGCAACTGTGGTCTTGTTTCATCTTTGATCTTCACAGCTTGCCATGGCACATACACAGTGAAATCATATGCTTTAAAAATGTCAtctgaatgaaaattttatttttagtttggagaaaaggaagggaagctTATAGGGATTTCCAGCAGAAGGGAGTTTTAGAGACCACTTCAGCCAGTCTTCCTTAATTGACATATATGGAAGCTGAGGCATATATCGAGAAGTGATGTGATCTGAGTAATTAGTGTCACATAGGTGCCTTCCAGTGTGAAATCTTTATCGACATCTTATTTTTCTAGATATAtttttgcatcactttcatttctaaattttctctctcttttttatctaTATACCCACCTATCTATTTagccatctgtctatctatatagCCATCTATCTATTTAGCTAGCTACCTATTTAGCTACTTATCTGTTTTCCTCCACTATTCCCCTATCCAGCAAGacatctcttgtaacaaagatttAGAGGAGAAAAGTTTAGAGAAGCAATCACACCAGCCATTTCTGATAATAATAAACAATGTCCCATACACATAGACCCCCTATCGctaccaaaaaaaagattgggggaAGAAGATCCAGCTTTAAATCCATGATTCTGATGGGGGGAGGCAGAGCACAGAAAGAGGATTGGGGTCAAGGGGTATGTCCCTCCTCCTTAGTCATTATGATCTATTTAAGATTCTCTGATCCTCTCCCtgttaagcactttacatacaGTATTACAGATCATGGCGGCAGGTATTAGTGTTGTTTTGTGATTATTCAGggcaataataatgattatttgtGAACACAGTATGTTCCATAGGTTAATAGTTCCCCCAACAGAATGTTAGAgaattcctctcatttttcttctttaattgatttctgaaaagaaaccccaaaagcTGGTTTTCCCAAAGGTTAACTGTGTATAACCATGTGGGTAATTTTGTGAACTTAGACAATTCACTTGTCCCTGCTTTGcatgaggaaaaggagagggattCTTCATGTTTGCTCATTGTCCAATCCTTTTCAAGCTGACATTTAAGTAAAATCTTGGGAGCTGCTCATGGGACATCTTGAACAAAATGAATGGCTTTGGCCCATTTTCAATATCAATAATCTAATGACAGTGGTTTGTTGTCAGAGCTGTGGAAGTTTCTTGGAAGCGCCTACTTTAGTCCTATAAAACCAAATATCCCGGCAGTGCTGGAAATAATAACATTAAGTATAATTGATAGTTGTTGTTTCTGAAAAAGATAAAGTTTAAAGCAAACTCCTCCCATTCATTGCCAAGTTTTCAGGCTCCACAGGGGTCTGGGGTTGTTGTTGGAGTTTACAGGAAGCAAATTAAGTTAGAAAGCTCCCAGTTTATGAGCTGGCTTGCTTGTTTGTTTCAGAAACGGGCCTGTAGGAGCATCGAAGTCTGTCCTGGAGAGGATGCTGACCAGGGGCTAAATGATCTGCCTCCTGCATGCTCTGCGATGGCCTGGACCTCTGAATCCAAGGGGGTCTTTGCCAGGGAGATCCTTCCTGGGCATAGCCAAGGCAGACAGAGTTCAGTGGTAGGTGCCCATTATCTCCAAGGTAATGTCAcatctatttccatattttaagaaaaaaaacatccACAAGTATAGTTCTGATTCATCCTTGTGTAATTTGTTAAATAGATTTCTGCCAACAATGGAAGGCGTCCCACCCAGCCTTGCTTAAGATGCCTCGCCGGCGAGTCTGTAAGTGCTTTCACCTCCTTGCTGTGACATCAAAGATAGGCTTGTTCCTAAATATTAGATCCATAAAGCAAAGTTAATAAAAACTACAATTACGTTTCCCAGGAATGAGAAACgtaaataaaagaaggaagatagatAGAGCCCTTCTGGAGCTGTGAGTCTGGCTAGGGCTTGGAAAGTGAAGTCACAAAAGCATCTTGAAGTTCTCCTTCAAGAGTTGGGAAAGTAGCCAGtcatttttggaaagaaaatgccCCTGCCCCAACTGCTTTGAGAGCTGGCAAAAACATGTGGTTTTGAAGACAGTGTCCCAGAGGAAAGGCTTGAAATGGCTtccctaaaattatatttatgtaatagATAAAGATATACCAGCTTATAAAAAATAAACGTGTACACATAGGGATgtttatgtgtatacacacatgtagtTACACATGCCCACATAGACATGTAGGTAGAGGCATGCTTGGGCATAAATGTTCAAAGAAGCCATCATAGATCTTTGCTTCTGTCTCTTcaaacttctttcctttctcttctcctgtCCCCCCTTTCCCCAAAGAATTCAGTTAGACTCCAGGTTTGGCAAGGACGGGAACACTGAGCCCCCTATGGTGGAGGTCTCAGGTCCCCATTTGGCAACATCCTTCAATAAAGAGGAATAGTCTAAATAGTTTCCATCTGTAGGGCACTTTGAGGACTCCATAATGCCTTCTGGTGAGGTGAGGAGCACAAGCCATCTGATCTCCAAGCAACTGAGGAAGGAACTGGGGTTCAGGAGCTGAAGGGGCTTGTGTATGTGTTTTAGAAGGACTTCAGACCTGGGCCTCTTGACTCCTAATTCATCTCTCTTCCCACTCTGCCCTGCCCCCAGACCTCAAAATAAGGGTGGAGGCTCCATCGCCCATTTAGGTAAAGCCTTGATTGTTATGGACCATTAGAACAAGTTCATGTGGCTATGTAtaaatgtgcacacacacatttGTAGAGCATATTTAGGCATGTGTATCCCTGCGTGTAAGATGTTCACTGTGTGTATCATGTATTCATGTATGTCTAGACACACTTTGTGTCTATTTAGGACTTGGTagatgattttattattattgggaACCCCAACTAGGAGCTTTCTTGACCcacatcctcccttctctctaaCTACGGAATTCCCCAGGATCCTCCCAGACTTCTGGACCATCCTGGTTCCTGAATCCCTGAAAGAGCAGGATTGGAAGCCAGAGCTTTCTTCCTGCCCTCAGGGGTCCACTGCCTTGTCTGGAATGGTCCATTCCACAGTCCTTTATTGAGCTTCTACTGTATGCTCAATGCAGTATACTTAATTCTGTGCTGTATACTTAATCCAGTAGTtacaaagagaaagaacaaatgtcTCTGTCCTCAAGAGTTTATTAtgccctttccccctttattgtTAAAGCAGATGCCCTCTTGTTGGGGTAAAATGGCATCAGCCTCATGCATACAAAGGGTCAAGGGTCTCCCTCCAGGGACCTAGAGCTGGAATGGACTATAGAGATCCTTCAGTCCAGCTGatccattatacagatgaggaaactgagacccccaGAAATAATTTGCCTAAAGTTATAGTAGTAGTATACTTAGttgaaactcaggtcctctgactcaaaTGCTGCTCTTACCTAGAAaacaaggttttttttgtttgtcttttgaaAGATTATCCCTCAAACTTCCCATGCACAGAGGCATGAGACAGCTTattgcatacacacacaccaaTTAACAGGTTCTGCTTCCTCTTGTTTCTTCAAAAGGACAGGTCAGTTCAAGGAATGAACTAAGGAAAAAGGTTTTCTATCTAAGGCCAGGGAAATCTGTCTGATTCTGACCACCTAGTCACAGCTGTCAGTCAACTAAACCTCTGGCTCTTTCAGCTGAGAAGGGAGTTTCTGCACCTGCTCAAGCAGAACCCATCTGGGAAAAGCAATGGTTTCTTCCTCATTGGAGACAGCTCTCTCAGAAGCACCTTCCCAGCTGGGGAAACTGGGGGAGGATGAACCAAGGA from Macrotis lagotis isolate mMagLag1 chromosome 4, bilby.v1.9.chrom.fasta, whole genome shotgun sequence includes the following:
- the C4H10orf143 gene encoding uncharacterized protein C10orf143 homolog, with translation MERGARAGPRRRPAEEERGGPGDAKRACRSIEVCPGEDADQGLNDLPPACSAMAWTSESKGVFAREILPGHSQGRQSSVISANNGRRPTQPCLRCLAGESGHFSHTKNC